The stretch of DNA TTGGTGTTTATGTCACAATGTTTGTGTGTTTGTTAATGATTGTCGTAGGTTGTGGAAAAGTCCAAAATGCAGAGGATAAAGGCACAAAAAGGGAAAAACCACGAATTGCCTTAATAATGAAATCGTTGGCAAATGAATTTTTTAAAACAATGGAAGAGGGTGCAAGGAGGCATAATAAGGAGCATTCTTCTGAATACGAATTGATTGTTGAAGGTATTAAAGATGAATTAGACATAAATCGTCAAGTGCAATTGGTAGAAAATATGATAGGACAACGTGTCGACGCTATCGTTATTGCCCCAGCAGATTCAAAAGCATTAGTACCAGTATGTAAGAAGGCATTGAAAGCAGGTATCATTGTTATCAATATTGATAATCGTTTTGATACTGATGTCGTCCGCGAAAATGAGGTACAGATTCCCTTTGTAGGTCCAGATAATCGTAAAGGGGCAAAAAAAGTGGGTGATTATCTTGATCAACAGTTACAACCCGGCGATGCAGTGGCTATAATTAATGGTGTCCCCACCGCTTATAATGCAATCCAAAGACGATTAGGGTTTTTAGATGCCATTCAAGAGCGAGGGCTAAAGTTAGTTGCAGAAGAAAATGGTGATTGGGAAATGTCAAAAGCAAATAAAGTAGTGTCCGCATTGATGACAGAAAAACCGGAAATCAAAGGGATTTTCTGTGCAAATGATAGTATGGCATTAGGGACAATATCTGCATTAAAAGCAGTGGGACTTATTGATAAAGTAAAAGTTGTTGGTTTCGATAATATTTCAGCAGCAAATGAGTTGTTGGAAAAAGGTGAATTATTAGCAACGGCGGACCAACATGCAGACCAGTTGGCTATTTATGGTATAGAATATGCCTTAGAATGTCTAAACACAAAAAATATACCCGCAGATAAAGAAACACCTGTTGATTTAGTAGTAAAAAAGTAAAAGAAATTTGAGCATGAAGATAATTATTAATTTTGTAAAAGAACAAATAGGATTACTGTTAGCACTTTGCCTACTAATTGGATTTTTTAGTTTAAAATCTCAGTACTTTTTTTCTTATTCCACATTGATAACTATTTTGAATCAAATACCACACATTTTGCTTTTGTCCATTGGTATGTCAATGGTATTAATTATTGGAGGGATTGACCTTTCGGTTGGTTCGGTGTTAGGGTTGTCTGGAGCTGTATTAGGTATTTTACTCGTTCAAAAATATCCATTACCACTGGCGATTGTTGCTTGTTTAGTAACGGGGGTTATTTGTGGAACTATTAATGGGTTTATTATAACTCAATGGCGTATTCCTGCTTTTATTGTGACTTTGGGGATGTTAGAGGCAGGTAGGGGACTTACTTATTTATTCACTAAATCACAAACACAGTATTTAAGTTCTACCCTTGATAATATTGCTGAACCAAATTTGTTTGGAATACGTTTACCTCTTTTTTTAGCAATGGTAATAGTTATCATTGCCCATATTCTATTAGTAAATACTCCTTTTGGTCGGCATTGTTTTGCCGTTGGTGCGAAGGAAGAAACCGCTCATTTATCTGGAATAAATACCCGAAAATTAATATTTTCTGTTTATGTTATTTCCGGTTTCTTATCTGCTCTTGCAGGGTTGTTGCACTGTGCACGATTAAGTTCGTCCGACCCTAATGCAGGAATTGGGTACGAATTATCAGCCATTGCTTCAGCAGTTATTGGAGGTAATAGCCTAAGTGGCGGAAAAGGCTCAGTTATTGGAACGGTGTTGGGTGTTATTATTATAGCAACGTTAGAAGTAGGACTTGTGCAAATTGGTGTGCCGGAGCCTTGGAAGAGAGTTATAACCGGTGCTGTAATTATTTTAGCTGTAATTGCAGATGTTTACCGTGGAAAATTGAAGATTTTTCAGAAAATATAATTGAGGCTACTTATGTGATTAAAGTTTTTGTTAATGAAAAACAATATGAATTCTCAGAGGGGGTAACATTAGACGACATTAAACAAAAATTTAAACCCACCGCAGATTTAGTAATATTAAATGGGTTTCCAATTTCTGTTGATAATTTGTCACAAAAAGTTTTAGAAGGGGATAGAATCGTCTTAATAAAAAAAGGGGAAATACCTTCTGAAGATGAGTTAGAAACCTTAATGGTTGCAAGGCATACGCCAGGTGTTCATAAGAAAATTAAGAACAGTTCTGTGGGAATTGCTGGATTAGGAGGGCTTGGTTCCAATGTTGCGATAGCACTGGCACGAGTAGGTATAGGCAAATTGGTGCTCGTTGATTTCGATGTAGTTGAACCCAGTAATTTAAATCGTCAACATTATTTTTTACGTCATATAGGGTTGTTTAAAACAGAAGTGATGAAACAGATGATTTACGAGATAAATCCGTATGTTAATGTTGTGGTCCATACCATTAAAGTAGATGAAACGAACATAGCCGAATTATTTTCGGATATAGATATTCTTGTAGAAGCATTTGATACAGATATTGCTAAACGAATGTTAATAGAAAATTTTCAAAAAATATATCCTAAAAAGTCGATAATTAGTGCCTCCGGAGTTGCAGGATATTATTCATCTAACACAATTCGAGTTCGAAAAATTACTCCATATTTTTATGTTGTTGGTGATGAGGAACATTCAGCAATGCAGGGTGTAGGATTAATGTCTCCCAGAGTAGGTATTGTTGCACATATGCAAGCGAATATGGTTTTGCGTGTAATCATGAGTGAGGATAAACCTTGATTTAGAAAGGAGAACGTTTATATATGAACTCACCGCACATCGTAATTATAGGAGCAGGCCCAGGAGGTTTAACCGCTGGAATGATACTTGCAAGTCATGGTTTTAAGGTGACAATCTTTGAGAAAGATCCAATCGTTGGAGGAAGAAATAAATATTTACAATTTGGAAATTATAAATTTGATTTAGGACCTACTTTTTTGATGATGCGTTATGTCCTGGAACAAGTGTTCCAATTAGCAGGGAGAGATGTACATGATTACCTTAAAATTTATAAATTAAATCCTATGTATCGATTGGCATTTAAAGATTTTTATCTGGATGTTACAGACGACCATAAAGAAATGGCTGACAGAATTGAAAAATTATTTCCAAATGGAGG from Candidatus Hydrogenedens sp. encodes:
- a CDS encoding sugar ABC transporter substrate-binding protein, whose product is MKNKGTNTCVFGVYVTMFVCLLMIVVGCGKVQNAEDKGTKREKPRIALIMKSLANEFFKTMEEGARRHNKEHSSEYELIVEGIKDELDINRQVQLVENMIGQRVDAIVIAPADSKALVPVCKKALKAGIIVINIDNRFDTDVVRENEVQIPFVGPDNRKGAKKVGDYLDQQLQPGDAVAIINGVPTAYNAIQRRLGFLDAIQERGLKLVAEENGDWEMSKANKVVSALMTEKPEIKGIFCANDSMALGTISALKAVGLIDKVKVVGFDNISAANELLEKGELLATADQHADQLAIYGIEYALECLNTKNIPADKETPVDLVVKK
- a CDS encoding ABC transporter permease, whose product is MKIIINFVKEQIGLLLALCLLIGFFSLKSQYFFSYSTLITILNQIPHILLLSIGMSMVLIIGGIDLSVGSVLGLSGAVLGILLVQKYPLPLAIVACLVTGVICGTINGFIITQWRIPAFIVTLGMLEAGRGLTYLFTKSQTQYLSSTLDNIAEPNLFGIRLPLFLAMVIVIIAHILLVNTPFGRHCFAVGAKEETAHLSGINTRKLIFSVYVISGFLSALAGLLHCARLSSSDPNAGIGYELSAIASAVIGGNSLSGGKGSVIGTVLGVIIIATLEVGLVQIGVPEPWKRVITGAVIILAVIADVYRGKLKIFQKI
- the thiF gene encoding sulfur carrier protein ThiS adenylyltransferase ThiF, giving the protein MKVFVNEKQYEFSEGVTLDDIKQKFKPTADLVILNGFPISVDNLSQKVLEGDRIVLIKKGEIPSEDELETLMVARHTPGVHKKIKNSSVGIAGLGGLGSNVAIALARVGIGKLVLVDFDVVEPSNLNRQHYFLRHIGLFKTEVMKQMIYEINPYVNVVVHTIKVDETNIAELFSDIDILVEAFDTDIAKRMLIENFQKIYPKKSIISASGVAGYYSSNTIRVRKITPYFYVVGDEEHSAMQGVGLMSPRVGIVAHMQANMVLRVIMSEDKP